GGTGCTCGTGCCCGGGTCTGTCCCCCCCTCTCAGGGCAGGACGCGGACATCCAGGTATGCCTGCGTGGCAGGAACATGGCCGGTGATTGCGTAGTACTGTGAACCCAAGACATGTCAGTGGGCTTAGTCAGCTCCATGGAAATGAtgtgtaaccccccccccactccccagaaaaatgatcttttcttcttctttccagGAAACTCAAGAACAGAGTAGCAGCACAGACAGCCAGAGACAGAAAAAAGGCCAAAATGGGAGAGCTGGAACAACAAGTGCTAGAGTTGGAGCTGGAGGTATAATTAtgcatacattaaaaaaaaaaactatatatatatatatatatatatatataaaaaatctCAAATCAATTTAAAGGAAAACATTTCTTATCTTCCTTCACTCATGGCCCCTCATTACCACCATATAATCTGCTACAGTTGCAAAATATTTCCTCCTCGTCAATAACAGTCTTCATATGCtgactttttttcaattttattctattttttttgttccccTGGTTTCATTTCTAGCTTTGGCTTGTCTCATGAAACTGCCAGTTTCGCATACTaacatctgtttctttttttttttttatttcctcccACAGAATGAGAAACTTCACATTGAAAACAGGCTGCTTCGAGAAAAAACGACTGGCCTGCTGACCGAAAATGAGGAACTGAGACAGAGACTTGGGTTGGATACCCTTGACTCAAAAACAAAGGTAGGATTGTAAACGTTGAGGTGGGGTGAATTGTGAGGATTTGCAaactttacactttttttttttttctctcctctaaGGTTCAGGCCATTCTGTCCACCGGGAACGATGCAGGTTTGGGGATCGGGTCTTCTGAGTCCGCAGAACTCAGGCTATGTGTGCCTCCGCAGCAGGTGCAGGCCCAGCTGTCCCTAAATCTGAGGACTTCTCAATGGATACAGATGGTCTTGACTCTACAGACAATGAGGTAAGTCACTGCAGAGACTTATTCTGAAAGATTTAAACCAGGTTTTCAAGAGGGCTTTGTAGTAGTACAAAGAGTTGGGTCATGGGTTACTAGGCTAATCCCGTTTCTCCTCCTCTGCCCTCTCTGTAGTCTGATTTGCTGCTGGGCATTCTGGACATCCTTGACCCGGAGCTGTTCCTCAAGTCTTGTGAAACGGAGTGCCCGGAGCCGCAGGTGCTGTTGGTCGGAGGGGCCGACCCAGTACCTGCCACCACACCTGAACCTGTGGGGGCCTCATCAGTTAAGCTGGAGACCCTTAATGAACTGATTCACTTTGACCACATCTACACGAAGCCCGTGGAGGAAGTGGGCAACGGGCAGTGCAGCGACGTGGAGAGCGACGAAGATGAGAATATTGACGAGGCTTCCTTCGCCGTGACAGAGGTGGTGGTGGTCGAGGAGGAGACGGTCTGCATCAAAGACGAGCCAGAAGAGGTGGTCATCCCCACCTGTGACGATCACAGTCGGGTGGATGACTTTTTCTCTGGCGCCGCCTCTCCTGCCATCAGCAGCCTGGAGAAGGAAGCCTGCCTGGCGGACACCTACAGCGACTCCGGATATGAAGGTCCTCCTTCCCCCTTCAGCGACATGTCTTCTCCCCTGTGTTCCGAGAGCGCTTGGGAGGACATGTTTGCTAGTGAACTCTTTCCCCAACTTATCAGCGTCTGAATCCCAACACCTGCCCAAGAAGTTCTAATATATAAACATGCATACTGTATATACACAAGAGCTGATGTGTAGCTTCATTAACTACAGAAACGATCAAGGTTTCAGTCGCATAACTTCTCTAAAGTGGTTGATGTAGAGGCTAAAGTTAAGTACATAATCTGCTGTTACAGCAGGTCTGTACCACTGATGCTGCATTGGAGTTTATGATGACTTGTTTTGGTGGAACATCATTTTAGAGGATTTAAGATTACCACAAATCTTTCACTCACTGTTCAATGTGACATGTGGGTGGATTCCAGTATTTGTACATTTATATATTTTCCTCAGGGGGAATGGGGACCCATCATTTAAATATtacactttatttatttgtgtattcTGCTTCGGAGTCTTGTCCGCATGTAAAGTTTTCTTATTTTTGACCGCTCTTCTTATAGTCTAATTACTGCATTAAAAACTTTTTGCATTGCATTTTGCCTCCTTTGTAATCGTTTGGCACCACAGGGGTCATTTCAACTTTTCTTGGTTGTGGAATATAAAAATGTGCAGTTTTTtaatttgatatatttttttttaaatctatttgtCCAAGACATTCCCAAAAGTTCCCAGGAAAGTTTTAAAAGTAAAATTCACCAGAACTACACTGTAGGTGGCCAAAAGTACCAGGTAGGTTAACTGAACAAGGCAACTATTAAATGGTCCTAAGCTGCAACCCTAATGGGAACGCCATCAGAGTGAAAAGGGGTCACTCTGCATACTCAGAAGTTTAATTAAAAATGACTCAACCATGAATCTTTCACAAAGACCATCAGTTTAAGATGTCACCAGTTTTTCTCCCAAATGATTTAATCATGCAAATTATCTCCAATTGGACTAAGACTGCTGAATGGcagatttttcctttttttttttttttttatattaaaccATCAAACCAATAATATGGCAAACTCAGTCAAATTTTTGTATGGTTAATTTTTCACCCTGAAACGCATATCTGGTGTTTGTACTCTCGCTATCTGGCTTGTGCAGCACAGCCTTGCTCTTCTGGGAAGGCCAGCATGTGTTGCATAATACTTGTAATGCATTTGGGAGTTTCCTAACCTGAGAGCGTCTTTATGCAACAACAAAATTAGGACGGTGTAAGTATTGTTACTATTCAGGACCGATGTAATGGATAGGGAGAGGAAGCCTTTATTCTAATTACGAGGTGTCATTCTATGTATAGGGGACAGTTTGAGGCCATTTTTGGGTTGATTCACTGACTGAACAAAAGATCCTGGAGTGTCTGCTGTTATCTGAGCTGATTAGATCAGGTTCTCAGGTACAACGATGAtgtaattaatttgaacttAGCTGGACAAGGCTGCTTGTCTCCATtggctttaactttttttttttttactgttttctaagTATTGTATCTTTGATTTCctcttttacattttacaccaGTTACTTCGGTGTAGACCACAGCAAGTAACCTAGAAATGATTAACTCAGCTGTTTCATTGCCTCTATCTTGTGTTCGTGTGGCAAGTTGAAGAAAACCGCAGCAGCCTTTGACGTAGCTGCACCCGAAAGAGTGTGGTGACAAATTCACTATTTCCTGTCTTCTACATGCAACCACAGCAAAAACTAAATCAGCTTCACAGCTGCAGAGTTGAAACTGAAAAATGTCTGCCGAGGCACAGCTTGATTTCACACTGTACATTTCAGTTTACAGGCTAATTTCGGTTTCTAAAGGCTTGAACTTGTGTTTGCCAGTTACTGATTTGATATATGTTTACATAtcttggttggttggtttgacAAGAGCCACGAGACACTTAATGAGCTTCTGCATTACAAAAAATATATTCCTCGAACTGCGATTTTACCCATCCATTCTGTAAACCTGCTTCCTCCTATTAAGGGTCACAGGGAGTTGCTTATCCCAGCTACCATTAAGCAAGAGCTGGTGCACACCCTGGGCACATGCACATAcaatttttactttaaaaaaaaaaaaaacttttttaaacaATATTTTGAATGCAGGTAAAGCTGCCAAAACAAGCCAATGAAATGCCAATCCACAGAGTAACTACCACTTCCTCCTTGGGGACAAGCCTGTAACTATGACAACATGAAGGGATGACATTACGCTGTACCCTGCAGGCTGTGTTGGCCAATTTCTAATATTACTGACAGTTACTGTGATAATTAAGCTAAAGTATTATTATTGATTGGACCGGAGACGTCAGCCCAAcacagcaggactgagagggAGCTGCCAGCCGTCTTGCTATAAgggaaaatgaatgaatctCTTTTTGTTCGTGAGTTATTGCTGTCAGTGTCAGGGCCTCCATGGGAGACATTACAGTGAGTAAATGAGTGTTTTTGTGAAGAAAACACGAGCTGTCCACTGTCGTAGCCCCCAGTACAGCTCTCTCTTGGAAATTGGCGTGTTCTCGTCAATGACGATTGGGGCTAAAGACAATAAATACCCCTGACTATTACAGAATCAACTGACATAGGACTGAGTCTTGTGTAGAAAGGGCTACAGGGACTAACAACCACATACACTCCATCTGATCAATAAAAATGACTTGTGAACCCAACCTGTATGTTTTAGGACTGTTGGAGTGCAGTGAAGCACCAAGAGCCTTTACAAACACAGGGAGAACACGCAAGTatcatttatatagcacctttcaaaACAAGATTTCAGAGTTCCTAACAGAGGTAAATGAGAACAAATACAGATATATTCATACTCATGCACGTGTAGGAAACACATCACAATGAAAAATGGTAAACTAAAACTATACCCTATCAGGAGTAAAGTAAAAGGCAGCATTGGATCTCCTCCAGCGGATTGTTCTAAAATGATGCAGCTTTAACTGAAAAAGCCCAGTCACCACCGGGGGATCCCAGGCTCACATGACTGACATATTCAGGGGCCACTCCCAGACATGCCCTAAAATAGTTACTTTAGAAAATCCCAAAACCAGTTCTAAAAGTATTCAGTGACGAGGAGATAAAATTGAGGTTACATGCGCTCTTCTGTTACAGTTGGTGAGGAGTCTGGTGGCGGCATTCTGAATTAAACAAAGTCTGGAAAGATTATGTTTGCTTGTATAGAGTGAATCACAATAGTCAAGCCTCAATATAATAAATGCATGGATAACAACCTATAGGTTTTTGGGAGAGTGGAAGAACTGGATCTTTGAGACTCTTTTTTCTGACTGGAGAAGTGTTTTAAACATGCAGATTAAAAGTTTATTATGAAGATTGTTATCAAAAGTGTTGCCAAGATTTCTATAGCTGCGGATGACGTTAGTGAAGAATGAACCAGGCTGTAAAGAAATATGACGTGTGGTGTCTGGGCCTGTCATAATGACTTCAGATTGAGTTTGATTATGTTGAAGAAACTTGCTTGATAGCCACGTTTGAACCTCATTTTAGCCGTCTTCGTTGATTGTGGTTGGAAGagtcaaaagaaaataaagctgaaagttgagtgtcatcagcatagaaaTTCAATTTGATATTATATCTACAAATTATATGTCTGGTTTGGAGCACGTATATGGAAAAAAAGAAGGCAGTCAAGGACTGACCCCTGAGGTGCTCCAGAAAATAAAGCACTAAGACATGATTCCTGATACTCAAGTCAAAGTCTTAATGCTGAGGTAAAGTACATTCCTTAATTAATCATAGATGTGCACCAACTCAAGTGCCCAAAATATTTTCTGCTccacaattaaaaaaacatcactATATTTAAGAAGTAATATTCATACAATCAACAGAAAGTGACAAATTTAAAGGCTCTACtgagcatttaaaaaaaggccAAGCACTCCCTGAATGCTGAACGAAAATAATATTTGCATATTGCCGTTGGCAACACTCAGCTTGTTAAACCAAGAGAAATTGAAAGCATGTTAACAATTGGaatatttgcattttaaagATCCTGGTTCAAATGTTCAGTGTCACATTtgttgcaacacacacacacacacacacaaaaggctttatgttgttttgttggATAAAAATAGCAGTAAAAAATACTTTGGTCCAGTATTATGGGTTGCACCACATATTCCGACAAAGCTTTCCATATAAGCAAACAGGTGAGtcctttctttctgttcatgcattttagaTGTTTTAAAACCTGTGTACAGATGTaatacagtctttaaaagcgtaattaaagccccccccccccctctctctgcctgttattcttcaaagcttgtgatgtttgaatgatattaaattgatactgaatgatgatttaagggtcaaatctacagtcagaggggaggaACAGGTGGTTGTGggtttatttcggattttaaaaataaaaataaaagatgatgacACTCAGGATCTATCCATAAGGGCTGTGTTGTTACTATTTCACTATAAATTGTTATATTTAATCTTGTAATTTGTGCACATGGAGCGCTGTGGCgaaagaatttcccgcaagggataaataaattatttttaattcaattcagatctggtgtgtgcgtgtaacagcTGTCATGCAGGTGTGTCAGATCCTGACAATGTCATGAGTCAGTGGCAATTTTCAAAAcgcactccaaaagcaaattaatgaaattcaaatagtttattacacCATTTTGTgaaacactgttcacttattgatttaaaactaataaactaataaaaaataataagaataatgtTTTGGGAAGCCTAATTtatgaaattggttttatttgcagcaccgggacgtccgacacaggtgagctgtcattgatgtctgtaattgcaattattaatgttgcatatgaGGCATGGGCTCTGTGGGGAGCTCtgctccagctggctgctgtgacaggtcactgacactatatttctgctttatctaacatgtttcagactcgcccgatttacattaatacctgtgttttgatatttgaaatttctGGGGATTTTGATAATAATTCATTATAGTTGGTTTGcgaggttgtggagttcctctaaaaaaaaaaaaaaaggcttttataGGCTATGAAaggaattgtcggaatggcgggacgtttgatagaaaattaagtgtCGCCATTCCCACAATTTGGAGGCCCATGTCGGAATGGCCACATGTAACCCAGTATTATCCACCTGTCAAACTGCAACAGTCTATGCAATGAGTGGCAAGTGCTTGTAGGAACTAATCTGCAGTCACAAGCCCTCTTCGGTATGGTTGGTACTTGACTCCCCTGTTTGAAATTATTCAGGTTTTTCAGGTACACAGATAATTTTGCTCACCACACAATGCTCTATGTACAATTTTTATAATCATACCAAAACGGTTTCAAGTTGGTAAAGTGGTGCTAAACTGATTTGGAAGTAGCAGCATGATTATATAttatgtgttaaactaagtaaAAAAGGTGTTACAGAATCCTGACTCCTACCATAAATGATCTAATGGCATCCCGTTGGACACTGTGTGAGAGAGACACTTTCAGCCTgaagttttcatgtttttgtcctctttcgAATATTACGTCTTGTAGCTTGCACAGCCTGAAGTCCCACTCCACAGTTGCTAGCTTCCTACGCCCGTGAATGTGTTATCCAATGTGTTACTAACTAAATATACCGGTTCACAGTTCACAGGGATCTGGATCAAAATCTACATTAGTTTcataaaacaaagcaaagatCATATACATGGTTTGCTATTGGTGAAAAAAGGGCCTAAAAATGCACCTCTACGCCACGAGAAAGTTCATGCTTAAATTAGAGCCAGACTTGTCCTGCTAACATGACACTGTTGTCACTTCTGCACGGATTTGAATAAACCTTACAGCGCGTGTCCAGTTACTGCACTCTGCAGTATTATAAAGAGGATTGCTAAACCTACACTGGCAGCTGCCACCTCAACGCATATACAACTTTACAGTTGGAGCTTTCAATCTTTTCCTGTCAAACGGTCTTTAAAATgtagattcaaactaaaacaaaatggGTAAATGTTCCTTGAGTGAACCAGAAACTCCCTGAGGTGTTAAAGTTCTCGAAATTAGCTTTAACTGTGAAATGTaggcaagaaaagaaaagtgcaCCAGCTGATCAAATAGAATCGAAAGACTGCGAGTCATGTGTAAAGCAAACAAGAGGTCAAGGTAGCTCGGGGTGCCTATCATGGCTCATGTGACAGTTTTCTCATGTGAGGCGTTATATTAATGGTGTTGGTGGTTGGGGGTTGCACGTGCTGAACTGAGAGAAGTTAGTCACATGACTCAAGGATTGAAAATTGCCTGGACGCATCCATTGGTCCCCTTCAAGAGGCTATTGTGTGATTGATCTCAGGCTGGGGAGgggatggggaggggggcataGCTTTGGTATTTAGGACACTCTATGAATCATTTTGGGGGGGAAAGGGAGTCAGCGTCTCTGTAATTGCTAACAAACAACATCTGTACGCCTCTTTTCACGTACATGAAAGGAGCACAGTTCACCAGCATGTTTAAAGGCCTCACTGCTGCACTCACTGTCACCTGTTACACACCACCAACAAAGACTAGTTAATCCTGTCTTCCAGTGACAAAAGGTCCCATCATAACAAAGCATAAAAATCATGTCTGGCTCGTTTTTCTGGATTTTAAACAAGTCACATTCTAAACGATGTAACGTGCGATCAGTCGCtctccaggaaaaaaaacagccatcCGCTGCCAGTCTTCTAACTGCATTAACCTGTTCTTTTCGCTCACACTTTCACTTCCCATCTTGAAGAATGATTTAACAATCCCGAACCCGTGTTCTTCCAAGGATGATGTAAAACAATTTGCAACTTGTTTGTACAGTACGTGCAAACAAGACATACACTCAGTTCCCTAAGTATTTAGACAAGAGCACCATTGGTGTAAGTTAGTCGCCGTATCTTCATGGTGAATCTGACATGACAAAATCAAGATGAAGTGAGGACCTTGAACTTTAAGTCCCATTTTGAACTCGTCTTAGTCTGTCAGTAGTGTGGAACACTGTCCTCTGAGTCCACAAAATTTGAGTAGAAAGTGTACACTTCCTAATTCACCCTGTTGCACCTAGAAGAAGTCACATCATTAAACACAGGGGACTCAGTTCGCTTAGCTGGACCTTTAGGAAACGTTTTTCCATCAAGGAAAAAATTCTGTTATCACGTCTAGAGTTGGCATCTGTTATCTTTCAGGGTTTTTTGGTGTTGCCCAGTTGtgcattcttctttttttctatgaCAAAAATGTTGATGTTGTCACCTCTTAAGCCTCtaagtttgtttctcttttattaGAAATTTTCAGCCAAACGATGCATGTACACCTCCATGAACTGTGCATTGAGTTCACATGACAGGCTACAGAATGCTAATGCATTCGTGAAACACCTTGAATTAAAGTGGAAAGCCACAACCTTAATTTATTTCCAATCCACTGTGGGTGCGTTTGGAAGCAACATTTTAAAAACCCTAAGCCTGTGCTTGGACCTGACTATGCATGATCAGTGACGCACATGCAACAGCACAGACTCATAAACGGACACACACTCTACGCTTTTACACAGTCAAGGGGGCCTACTCTCAAGCTGTGGAAGAGATCTTTATCTACTGTTACCACTAGCAACAAGTGACAGTCACTCAAGTGTGCTAATGCGTGTCTGATCCATGCCGCTGAGCAACAGCCCTCTGAGAGACCGACCGGTAAGGCTGCTTATAGGACTCAGATGTTTCCTGGACGAGCAAAGTTGCACATAAGCACTGAACGAATGAGTTCcttaattctttaaatcaaaCCTACTCCGTCTCTCTCCCTGATCAAATCCAGAATCTATGCAcgtatttttcatttcaaatacTGGATCTAAAACATCTCTTGGTTCAATGAAGGTGACTTTAAGGCATCATGTCTGTGAAAAACATGTCTAAGAACCACAAAATCATGCTTACACGCAGATGTCGTGTATATAAATCAAAGGAAAGCAGATATGAACCGCACTTACGTCATTCTACATAATCAAGGCCAAACATTCAATTTAAcagattaaaaagaaagaaatacatGTTTAGGTAAGCCCAaattatttataaagcattctttttttcagtgtctAAACTGTTGTCTCATCACAACCATTTAAAATGGGGAAAATATATCTCCAAATCAAGACTTTTTTACAATTGATAACTATTCAATGATCAAAATCACAGAGgaagcaatgttttttttaattttaattacaACATTATTTTCATATTGTCATCTTTTGATTTAGAAATTACCATCAACAGCCAAACCTTAAGAGACCAGATAAGTCCCATTAGATATTTTGTACAAAAAGAGTGACAGCAGTTTTGTCGAGCTTTCCTGAAGTGACATTTAATTGAATGGGCACAAGCTGATGCAGGCTGCAGCAGTACTGGCGTCAGACATGACACAAGGCTTCATTGCTATGGTTTCACTTCCTGTACATGTGGCAGGTCTGCTAGAGGCAGCCTGTCGGCTGAAAGAAAACATTAATCTCTTGGATTCCTCCTACACTGCATGTCAGATTCTTCCCGTTGAAGGTCTGTCAAAAGCAGCAAAGAGATTCAACGCAAATCAAAGGGATTTAAACTGTGAATCGTGATAAATCTTTTGAATTTATCCAAATGACTTTGGCTCTAACTTTGACACAGCTTTGCATTTTACTTGATCTGCAGTCTCATCCATGTCAAAAGTCCAAACTTTCTAATACAGCCTCCGACTTTAAGAGTAGAGCTGTCGTTACACCATAAATCAGAACTTTTGGATGACCTTTCCCTCTCTGTCTGTTTACTGTGGGCCCCTGAGGTTAAAGCTTCAGTCATAGGCCCGTGTTTACCTGCAACAGTGAATTCAAACATGATCGCAGAGCACATACGAGCCAAATGTGGCCATTCTTGATTGGAATTACCGCTTTGATGTGACTTCATCAGGACAACctgtgacaaaaaacaaacctgACCTGTCACTCGCTGTTCAGTGTCTGTTGTAATATTAAATACTCCCACAGAGACCATGCTTAAGAGTAATAAATCAATAGAGCTGTGATCAGTAGAAACCTTTGGACAGCACGTCAGCTTCTCGCATATCTCAATGGTACATTAATGaacaagaataaaaacacacaaccaCACTAAAGACTACTTTAGCTTTGCTTCAACCCAAAGAGAACGTGTTCAGTTTTAGTTTGTGGACCAGTTCTGTTCCGGAATCTCAGAGCGAACACTTGAATGATGGTTCATCGCTggctcttatttatttatttatttttttgcaaacaAGCACAGTGACCTAAAACTGCTTTGAGTACTCAGATTACTTTTTGTCGTAAATAATGTAATTTGTGAAAACCCGTTACTGCTAAAATTTTGACTGTTGAGCCGTCGTAACTGTAAAAAGGACAGTGTCCTGCATCGTAGATCCACTAtgattagccgcattcggacagagccgttcttagaactgcgttcttagaacggtccacctcgaatttcattctgataactgcccttctccaggggaactgtttcagtttgcattcgcatgagtcgggaccaggtcgggacagtcacgtgttactttagcgccacattcaacaacaaaacaaaacaaaacccgcgaaaagtaaggagagaagaaaaaaacaccacaaagaagctaatatggagagcggggaggccaccgtgttcatggtctgcatgatggtgatattaatcatggacgatcacatcgggcgtctaacatcgaggctggaagagctcacagagagagtcaggagacgaaggatcgagcgcaggtgatacttcttggtttcatgaaggaaggagagcagagcgccgcagacaaaggagaccacgtgtaagtttaacttattaaacacccgccggttgtgtctgtgtcgtatgatgacacatttcagccgtgacagcatgacatggggcgtagctaccaaccaccaaacacctccgtcagatgtgttcctatagaacccagaacagacccagccttggagaaggagctaaaatggttataggaactgagggccgtggtcccgagttcctgtatgtgtgaAAAAACGGACCCGttccttaaaaggttataggaactgccaaaggttcctacagtgcgaatgagGCTATTGATGAGAAAAATGATTTAACTTGCAGATGATAGATTATAAAAATTCATCAGGAATTATTGCTAACAGCGTCTTTTCAAACTCCTGTGATGCCGTCTACCGGTGTGGAAACATTCCAGTCCAAAAGAACAGACAAATATTCAGGAGCGATTGACCATAAAGCTGCTTCACAAGCACGGACAAAGCCATACATGATATTGTTGACCGTTGATTCATAATCATGCAACAGCTCCACATATGGCCGCAGTGACATCCCAGCTCAGTGTCACAGCAGGTTGTCTCACTTTTCACTTTAGGCCTAAACTTCAAAGCTATTTTGGACAGAGTTGAAGGCAGCGTGACAAGTTAATCTGAACTTGTCACAGTGACATAGAAATTCAATAAATGACAAGTGTCT
This Odontesthes bonariensis isolate fOdoBon6 chromosome 6, fOdoBon6.hap1, whole genome shotgun sequence DNA region includes the following protein-coding sequences:
- the xbp1 gene encoding LOW QUALITY PROTEIN: X-box-binding protein 1 (The sequence of the model RefSeq protein was modified relative to this genomic sequence to represent the inferred CDS: deleted 2 bases in 1 codon), which codes for MVVVTAGTGGAHKVLLISGKQTGSSGGSQTAFSRPISVVLPSSACQVSSDSDSNTSVGPPVRKRQRLTHLSPEEKALRRKLKNRVAAQTARDRKKAKMGELEQQVLELELENEKLHIENRLLREKTTGLLTENEELRQRLGLDTLDSKTKVQAILSTGNDAGLGIGSSERRTQAMCASAAGAGPAVPKSEDFSMDTDGLDSTDNESDLLLGILDILDPELFLKSCETECPEPQVLLVGGADPVPATTPEPVGASSVKLETLNELIHFDHIYTKPVEEVGNGQCSDVESDEDENIDEASFAVTEVVVVEEETVCIKDEPEEVVIPTCDDHSRVDDFFSGAASPAISSLEKEACLADTYSDSGYEGPPSPFSDMSSPLCSESAWEDMFASELFPQLISV